tccagcCCTGTCAGGAGGGCCTTGGCACCATTTACATATGTGAGACATGTCAGGTTTTGTTGCATTTCACTCTGCACATCCTTATTCACTTCCTCCTCTTCGCAGCACAGACCCACACCCAAGTGCTGCTTTCTACTCCCCACCCCTCAGCATATCAGATGTGTTTACCCTGGGCCAGCCCAACTCAGCCGTGCCCTGTCTTCTGGGTGAAATGCTCAGGAAACAGCTGAAATGCAgaagttgtgggttttttgtaaGTAGGAGTCCTGTTGCTGCTGGTCCAGCATGACAGAGACAGAAGGACAGGCTGTGGTCGGGTCTGTCCTCCAGCTGTGATGAACTCCTGCTTCAGCATCACTTGTGCTGGGTCTTTTCAGCTCCAAGAAATTGCACAGCTTTCATGTTTTCACCTGCCTGGCTGTCCTTGTCACCAGAGTGTCAGAAGGACACGTGCCCTAGACTGCTCAGAAAGATATCCCACAGCTCCTGAGTGCCTAGGGACATGGGGGTCATTAGCTTGAGCACAGTGTAAAACACATCTGAGTGAAGAGGAAATCAAGAAAAGGCTAAAAGTCCCAAGAAGCCAAGTTTGAAACTATATTTTATACAAGTTTTCAAGTTCATCACCCTTGTTATCTTTTCCTCAGGGACTTCGTAGGTTTTTAGCTACCTGAGGTTGGCAaagctgggttcagcagggagcCTCTTCCTTGAGTGCTGCTGGTTTGGGGACAAACTGTGTGTCACAATGGAGCAAtctccctggcagggctgcaggtcCTTGGTGGACTGTGGCATTGCATGGGGAAGGGCAATGGAATGGGGAATGGGCACCTGATAACCTTCTTTTCTGTTGTCTTTTCTTCCACTTGCAGAAAAAGAGGAGGGCAGCCACTGCCCGTCGGCAGCATCTGAAGGTAtgtggcactgctgtggctgtgggatgTGTGTCCCAACCTTCCCATCTCCCATCTCAAGCCAGCCAGCTCTCAGCACTCTCCCTACTAGAAGAGGCCACGATGCACAGCATAGCTCTCCCACCCCACTCCTTACTGGGTCTCTATCTTATCCCTTGATTGGAAATGGTGGTATTTATGGGAACTCCCCAGGCTGTCTCTCCATCAGGACTCCCACTCCCCTGGTGACCCCCCTACTCTCCTTCCTTGCTTCCATCCTTCACTGatgcttctcctgctgctttccagagtgCTATGCTCCAGCTTGCTGTcactgaaatagaaaaagaagcagctgctaAAGAAGTGGAGAAGCAAAACTACCTGGCAGAACATTGCCCTCCTCTGTCACTCCCAGGATCCATGCAGGAACTTCAGGTACAGGCTTCTTTAAACCTTTCAGTGCTggagcagaaaatatttgactCCATCAGTCAGCCTGGTGGATCTAGACTGGCCTTCCCATCTTGACCCTCTCCTCACCTGTGTTACCCTGGAGCCAGATGAACATGCAGCTGGCTTGAGAGGCAGGTGGGGTCTCTCTCCAAAAAAAAGGGGTCTGGCTGGCAGGAAAGATGTGTTTTAAATGATGTGTTGAGGCAGCATTTGTGTGCAGCTAGTAGCATGGAGATCAGGAGCTATCTGACAAGCCCCTCTTCACCTCAATCCCATCTAGCCTTCTGGACTGAGGGCTTTCAGAGCCAGAGTGGTCAGGAGAGAGGAATCATGTGTGGGTCCTAGCAGTCAACATCcctctttgctttcttcccaggagctgtgcaAAAAGCTTCATGCCAAGATAGAGTCAGTGGATGAGGAGAGGTATGACACAGAGGTGAAGCTACAGAAGACTACAAAGGAGGTGAGTTTCCTCTGGAGCCATCCTTCAGGGGAGTCTGCAGCCCATTCCTCATgcctctctgcactgcttgGGTCCATCTCATTAAACCCATGCCCCCCTCTCTCTCCACTTCCCCTCATTTCATCTACCCCAGCTGGAAGACTTGAGCCAGAAACTCTTTGACCTGCGTGGCAAGTTCAAGCGGCCGCCGCTGCGCAGGGTACGCATGTCGGCTGACGCCATGCTGCGGGCCCTGCTGGGCTCCAAGCACAAGGTCTGCATGGACCTCCGAGCCAACCTGAAGCAAGTGAAGAAGGAGGACACTGAGAAGGTatccttccctctctctttttccccctaaCAGGAGTTGCCCCCACCCTTGAGGGCTCACACCTCCCTGTAAGATAGACAGGGTTGAGAATGACTCTTTCTCCATaatgttcttcttcctgctcagtATTTCCTTCTCTGGCACCCATGATGTTAAAACAGGAGGGTGCAGTTTAAAAAGATGTATAGCATGGGTGGAACTGGGTTCCACTAGCTGACATAGGGGTTTCCATGGGTGGACTGGTGTGGGGCCTGGGCCGGGTGGGTTCTTACCCCGGCGCCATTCATACCAACGCAACCATTCCTCCCCCAGGAGAAGGATCTCCGTGATGTCGGTGACTGGAGGAAGAACATTGAGGAGAAGTCCGGCATGGAGGGCAGAAAGAAGATGTTTGAGGCTGGCGAGTCCTAAGCACCTGCATCTCCACAGCTGTCCTCCTCTCTccgctgtccctgctgccccgCCAGGCTCAGGGGCGCTGACTGGGTGCCATTTCTCTCTAGTTTTGTGAAGAGCTGCATCATGGCAGCAGTGATGTAAATAAAGCTTTGGTGGGAGAGGTGGGTGTTGCCTGCCTGGGTGGCCAGACCCCGACTCATGCCATGGTGCCAGCAGGGACTGCCTCACTGTGGCAGCCctggtggggatggggaggctttggcaggggctgtgctgagaaGATGGGGGACCTCTCTCCTGTTGGTCCCTGTCCAAAGCTGCAGATGCTCATGCCCTTCCCCAGGGGTgaagagacaaagaaagaacAATCCAAGCCCCAGGAGGTGTTGCAGAACCTCAACCCATGATGGCATCAGCAGGAAGCTGTGGGGAAGAGCTGAAAAGGGGGGAGAGGGGTGGCATCTGCAGGGCAGAAGCAAACCTTTTGGCTCCAGTGGGATTTGAGAGGTGCGAAGTCAGGAGAGCCTTgacagcacctgcagcagcaccctgggacTGGTACACTGTAGGGTGCTGTGGTTTAGAGATGATGGCTGTCACCAGAGTGGCATGGGGAGCTAGGGGGGCAGTGGGCCACTCCTTTCCCTGCCATGGTGGGGATGTCTATGCTGCCCACTTTTCTTTTGGGTTAGCCCAGGACTTCCAAATTTTTAGCTGCTGACAAGTAAAATCTTAAATCAGTCTCaatggtttttaa
This portion of the Vidua chalybeata isolate OUT-0048 chromosome 6, bVidCha1 merged haplotype, whole genome shotgun sequence genome encodes:
- the TNNI2 gene encoding troponin I, fast skeletal muscle, which codes for MTETEGQAVKKRRAATARRQHLKSAMLQLAVTEIEKEAAAKEVEKQNYLAEHCPPLSLPGSMQELQELCKKLHAKIESVDEERYDTEVKLQKTTKELEDLSQKLFDLRGKFKRPPLRRVRMSADAMLRALLGSKHKVCMDLRANLKQVKKEDTEKEKDLRDVGDWRKNIEEKSGMEGRKKMFEAGES